The following is a genomic window from Ethanoligenens harbinense YUAN-3.
CCTTTCGCGTTTTCGCTCATGTCCATGCACCTCCTTTAAACTATCTATACTATACCATATCGGTCAAGTTTCGTCAATGCCTTTCACATAAAAAGTTTGAAAATTCTAAATGTGATGAGCCGCCGAAAGAATCGCGCATGCGGTCAGGCCGGGCGGGCATATAGTAGGGGCGAAGGTTCCGTTTGGCCCGCGTTGCCGTGGGCACATCTGCGTGGGAGGGTTTTATGCCGCGGTTCAAGCGCAAGTACAAGATGTCGCGCCGGCAGCGCTTTATTGTGCGAATGGTCTGCGCGTTGCTGGTGGTCCTGCTTGCCTACACGCTGTTCAACTGGAAGATCATGCCGGCTTTCAGCACTTATGCGACTTATGCCGCCCGCAGTATCGCTGTGCGCAGAATCAACGACGCGGTCGGGCAAGTGCTCAAAGCCGATCCCGTCAGTTATGATACACTGATGATCTATCAGAAAAATAACGACGGCCAGATTGTGGCGGTGCAGGCCAACACCCCTCAGATCAACGCCCTGAAATATGAGATTATCCGGCAGGCGTCGGACGCGCTCAACGCCCTGCCCGAAAGCACGATCAACATTCCTCTGGGAAACGTCATGGGCGGGCCGTTGTTTTCCGGGCGAGGGCCGAACATCCCGCTGCGGTTTTCTCCGACGGAGGATGTGGACTGTGATATCACCAGCAAGTTCTCGGCCGCCGGCATCAACCAGACCAAGCAGGATATTTACCTGACCGTGCGCGCGGATATGACCGCTATGCTTTCGGACAGCGAGGCCACCATCCATGTGCAGAACGTGTTCATGGTCGGCGAGAGTGTGATCGTCGGCACGGTGCCGGGGCAGTATTTCAATGTGACGGGGTCGGGCAGTTCCATAAACGGGGCGGACGCTTTTGCGTTTGGTTCCTATAACAGCAGTACTTCCTCATCGGGCAGCAGTGCCGCCAGGGCGGGAAAATAGCCGCCGTCGGCGAGCGGCACAGGGAGAAAGGCGCCGCGTTCGGCAGGTGGACAATCTGCCTGGCAAAGACCTTGACATGCGGCGGAAATTTCCTTACAATAAATTTGAACGTTGTTCAAATTCAAAGGAGCCCATATGGAGCATTCTCCCGACATCAAGGAAAAAATCATTCAAACGTCCACCGCGCTCCTGCTGGAAAGCGGCGGCAAACCCGAACACATTACCATCCGTGCCATCGCCGCGCGGGCCGGAATCGGCGTCGGTCTGGTCCACTACCATTTCGGGTCGAAAGAAAAGTTGATCGAAACGTGCGTGCAGCGCATCATTCAGGACGTCATCCTGCGCTTCCGCCCGCCGGACATTCCCGGTGCGGGCAGGCTGTCTCGGCTTCAGGCAGTGGCGAAACAGGTGGCGGATTTTCTGGTGGAAAACCCGCAGATCTCCCGCATCTCCATTCTGGGCGACATGGGCGACCCCGCGGTGCCGGACAATACCATGAAGACAGTGGAGGGATTCCAGGGTGTGCTGGGCGTGCGGACGGAAGAAGCAAAGCGGGCGCTGTACGTTTTCACACTGGCCTTACAGGGTCTGTTTTTGCGTAAAGACGTGCCGCCCGATGCCGCAGGACTTGATCTGAACGTCAAATCCGATCGGGACAAGCTTATCGAATGGCTGCTTGAAAAGCTGCTGAAAGGAATCGTGTATGAAGATCCTGCTGCTGAACGCGACGCCCCATAAAGGGAATACCTGGCGGGTCATGTGCGCGCTTCGGGACGAGATCGCACAGGCCGACCCGGCGGTAGAGTTTGAAGAAATTCATCTTGCCGGGTTGGGGCTGCCTTTTTGCACCGGGTGCAGCCTGTGTTTTCGCCAGGGACACCGTTTTTGCCCGCATGCGGACATCCTGTTGCCGCTGCTTGCGAAAATGGAAGCAGGCGACGGGTTGATTTTCGGGACTACCACCTTCAATATGGCCCCCAACGCGCTGGCCAAAAACCTGATGGACCATTGGTGTTTTTTGCTGCACCGGCCGCATTTTTTCCGAAACAAAGCCATGGTGGTTTCCACCACCGGTGGTGTCGGCGCGGGGAAAACGGTGGATTATACGGCCGGTACGCTGCGGGCCATCGGATACAACCGGTGCTATAAGCTTCCGCTCGCCTCGGCCAGTTGGAACGATTACCGCCCCTCTCCGGCGGCACAGCGGAAAATTCGTCACATGGCGTTGTGCTTTTATAAAGACTGCGTGTCCGGTTGCCTGGCTCCGGCGTCCGTTTTGCAGATGATTCCGTACAATCTGTTCCGTGGGATGAGTCTTGCCTACGCCAAGGGCAGCCCGTATGAAACGGAAGACGGCAATCACTGGAGCGACCCGGTGCGCGCACACATGGCCTACGATCCTTCCGTGCCCATGCCGTTTTACAAAAAGCCGCTTGGACACTTGTTTTACCTCATTGGCCGCGCGGCAGGCAACGCTGTGACCGTTACGTACAAAAAGTAAAGCATCCGCTGCAAGGCCCGCCGTTTTCCGGCGGGCCTTGCCTTTTTTACGGCATTGGTGATACCATAGAAGCGCGATGCGGAGGAAAGGTGGAAAAGGGCATGCAGAGGCTTTTGGTAGTGGAAGACGATCCCGCGCTGGTGACGGGGCTGCGGTACAGTATGGAAAAGGACGGGTTTCAGGTGCGGACGGCCGGCAGTGTGCGGGAAGGGTGGCAGGCGTTTTCGCAGGACAGGCCCGATCTGGTGGTGCTGGATGTCGGCCTGCCGGACGGCACGGGGTTTGACCTCTGCCGGCAAATTCGGGTGGAGAACGGCACGCCCATTTTGTTCCTGACCGCGTGCGATGAGGAAACGCAGGTCGTGATGGGCCTCGATATGGGCGGCGACGATTATATAACCAAGCCGTTCCGCCTGCGGGAGCTGCTCTCGCGTGTCCGGGCCCTGCTCCGCCGCAGTGCGGACAAGCCTGTCAAAACACTGGTTTCCGGCGCCGTCACGCTCGATACGGAGGAAGCCCATGTCTGCCGCAATGGGGAAGAGATCTCGCTCACACCGGCGGAATACCGGCTGCTGCGCCTGCTGATGCAGAACGAGGGGCGAACCCTGACCCGTGAGCAGTTATTGGATACGCTGTGGGACAGCGGCGGGGATTTTGTGGATGAAAACACGCTGTCGGTCTATATTCGCCGTCTGCGGGCTAAAATAGAGGACAACCCCTCGTCCCCCGTGCACATCCATACGGTGCGGGGCGTGGGATACCGTTGGAAAGCGGAGGAGGGCGGGGAAGCATGTCGATGAAAGCGGTGCTGCGCGAAGATGTGTGGCGGGGGATTATCCGTCTGTTTCTGTTGCTGGCCGTGGGAATGGCGGTCGCATTTATGATCGGCGGGGCCGTGTCCGCAAGGCAGATGGAAGCCGGGCTGGTCGCGCGGGAGAGCGCGGTGGCGGGGCGGCTGATCGCCTCGCGCGCCGCAGATGCAGACACCGTGGCCGATGCCTTCACGGCGAAACGTATTTCGGCACAAGAGCAGGCGCTTGGCACGCAGGTGTTTGTCGCGCGCGGCTACCGTGCGGAGACAGCCGGGCTGCTCGCACCGTTTTTCAGCATGACTTACCGGCAGTTTATCGGCGCGTACGGCATCCTGTTTCTGCTGGCGCTTTTCCTGTTTGCCGGCTATGTGCTGATAAAGCTGGCGCATGTATATGCCTGTATCGACCGGCTGGCGGGGCAGGCGGCGGAAATCGGCCGGGGCAATTTCGCCCTTCGCCCGGAACGGATTCTCGAGGGCGCGCTCGGACGCATGCAGGACGCCCTGCGCGAAGTGGCGCTCGGGGTGCAGAACCGGCTGGAAAAGCTGGAGAAAAACCGCAAGTTTCTAAAAGACCTGACTTCGGACATCTCGCACCAGTTGAAAACGCCGCTGGCGGCGCTCAAAATGTATCAGGAAATTCTGACGCAGGAGCCGATGGGGGCCGACGCGCGCTCTTTTGTAACGGGCAGCGGGGAGCAGATCGAGCGTATGGAATGGCTGGTGCTCGGCCTGTTAAAGATGGCGCGGGTGGAAGCCGGGCAGCTTACGCTGCATCTGTGCCCGGAGGACCCGGATGTGCTGTGCCGGCAGGTGGCGGCGGATTTTACGCGCATGGCGTCCGAAAAAGGCGTGGATGTGGTCTGTGTCTCCGACTGTAAAGCGACGCTTCTCTGTGATGCGGCATGGCTGCGCGAAGCGGTTGGCAACGTGGTTAAAAACTGCATCGAGTGCACCCCGCCCGGCGGGCGGATCACACTGGAGACGGAGGAAACGCCGGTCGCCTGCATTCTCACGGTGCGGGATACCGGGCCCGGCATCCATCCGGCCGATCTGCCGTTTTTATTTCGGCGCTTCTATCGCGGCCATGGGCGTTCCGAGAAAGGCAGCGGCATCGGTCTGCCGCTGGCGCGCTCCATCACCGAACAGATGGGCGGCACGCTCAGCGCGGGCGGTATCTACGGGCAGGGCGCGGTGTTCACGTTCACCTTTCTGCACCAGTCTATCTGAAAGCGGACGCTTTCCTTACAAAACTGTAAGAAAGGCGGCCGCTTTATTCACCGGATTGTAAGGCTGTGGCGGTATACTGTTCTCAACATCAAAAAGGAGGACGGATTTATGCGGATATTGGAAACGCAGGGTCTATACAAAACGTATGGCAAAGGGGAAACACAGGTGCAGGCGCTTCGGTCGACCAACGTCGCGGTGCAGAAGGGGGAATTCATTGCGATCATCGGGCCGTCGGGTTCCGGCAAATCCACCATGCTGCACATGCTTGGGGGACTGGATTATCCGAGCGGCGGGAAAGTGCTCATCGACGGCACCGACCTTTTTTCACTGAAAGAAAAGGAGCTTTCCATTTTCCGCCGCCGTAAGATCGGCTTCGTTTTTCAGGCGTTCAATCTGGTGCCGGTGCTCTCGGTGGTAGAGAATATCGAGTTGCCGCTTCTGCTCGACCGTGCCGTGCCGGATCGGGCCTACATCGACGAAATCATCCACGCGCTGGGGCTTTCGGACCGGAAAAACCATCTGCCCACGCAGCTTTCCGGCGGGCAGCAGCAGCGTGTGGCCATCGGCCGGGCGTTGGCGTCCAAACCGGCCATCATTCTTGCGGATGAGCCGACCGGCAATCTGGACACGCAAAACAGCAAAGAAGTACTGGCGCTGCTGCACATGAGCGTGCAGAAATATCACCAGACCCTCATTGTCATTACACACAACCCCGAGATTGCCGCGCACGCCGACCGCGTGCTGCGCATCGAGGACGGCGTGGTTACCGAACTGGAAGCGGGTGGCGGCCATGCTGAATGAAAGCGGAATCGCCCGACGTTATCTTTCCACACAGAAAAAGCGCACGGTGCTGCTTACCATGGGCGTGGCGCTGGCCATGGCGCTTATCAGCACCGTGTTTTCCATGCTCAACCTGATGCAGGCGTTTGAAGTGCGCATGACCATTGAAGACAGCGGTGTCTGGGAGGTCATGGCGGGCGCCTGTACCCCCGCACAGGCCGCCGCACTGCAAAAACGGGTCGATGTGTCGGCCTCCGGCAAGGTCGCCGTGGTCACGCAGGATGCACAGATCGGCGGAACCGATTTGCAGTCGCTGACCGGCGCGGATGCCGGCGGCTTTACACAGCGCCATTGGCTTCTCAAATCCGGCAAACTGCCGCGGGGAACGGGGGAGATCGCGCTGGAGGGCTGGGCGCTGCAAAAACTGAGCCCCGGCGCCAAGATCGGCGACACCCTGATCCTGACCATAGCCGGAAAAAAGCAGAGCTATACCGTCAGCGGCATTTTACGGGACAACGCCGTGCACCGGGACAGCAAACTGTATAAGGCGTGGATTTCGCTTGGGGAGGCGCAGCAACTCAACGGCTCGGATGACGCGGATGTCCTGATGCAGGTGGCGGGAAATGCGGATATCGGGAAGTTTGTCAAAAGCGTCGAGAGCGAACAGCACTTGAGCAAAGACCAGATGCAGACACATGGAACGCTGTTGGCCGCCACCGGCCGCTCGGACAGCCGGGAAGTGATTGCGATTTATGCGGTGGGCGCCGTGCTCGGTCTGGTGGTACTCTTTGCGGCCATCGTGATGATCTACAATGCATTCAATATGTCGGTCACCCAGCGGATGCGGCAGTTTGGGCTGTTGCGCGCCATCGGCGCGACACCGAAGCAGGTGCGTCGCATGGTGCGCGCCGAAGCCGCGCAGGTCTCGCTTCTCGGTGTTCTGCCGGGCGTGGCGCTGGGTGCGGTGGTCAGCATGCTGCTCAACCTGCTGTTGCGGAGTACGTTTCCAGCCTATTTCGGTGGGCCGGACGCTCCGGTCGTCTTTATCTCCTGGCCCTCGCTGGCAATCGGCGCGATAGTCGGCATTTTGGGAACGCTGCTTTCCGCCTTGCGCCCGGCCCGCCGTGCGGGCAAGGTCTCGCCGGTGGAAGCCATTGCGGCTATGCCCGGCGCCAATTTTAAAAAGCGCAAGACCATGGGGGTAGCGACACATCTTCTGCCGGTAGAGGCCGCTATCGCCCTGCGGCAGGTGCTCATGCGCAAGCGTGCGTTTCTGCTCACGGCGGTGTCGCTGGCATTCGGCATTCTGCTGCTGCTTGCGTTTTCCCCCGTGACCGATTTCTTCGCGCAGGGCACCCGCCACACTTACGACCTCGGCGATGTGTATGCGCTGACGACGACTCCGGGGCAGGGTTTTTCGGATGAGACCGTGCGGGACATGTCCAAGATCGACGGGGTGCAGTCCATCTCGCCCAAACGCATCGGATCGGTAGACGCAACCTTTGCCTATTCGCTTCTGGGCGAAAACTATCAGGACGGCGTGAAAAACGGTGGAGCCAAGGCATCCAAAGGTGCAGACGGCATGGTGAAAACCGACGCGAAATCCAAAATACTCGGTCTTTCCGATACGGACATCCGCGCGCTGCAAAGCGACCTTATTCTTGGAAAGATCGACCCGGCACAGCTTGATAAAGAAAACGGCGTGCTCCTCATGATTAACGAGGGGTTACCGGGGCAGCCCAATCTTGGTGACCTGCAGCCGGGGGACATCATCCGCGTGAACGGGAAGTCGTTAAAGATCTGCGGTATCGTGCAGACAAACGAAGTGATATATGAGGTCAATAACGATGAAACCGCCCATCAGGCCCCGCTGTTCGGCATGTATACGACCAACAAGGTCATGCGGCAGTTCATGGATATTCAGCCCAATCTGGTGACGATGATGCTGCGTCCTGGAACAAACGGGGATGCCGTGGCCGCCCGTGTGAAACAACTGACGGCGAATGTTCCCGGCGCGACCAGCGCAAATCAACAGGCACAGAAACAGGAGGCACAGAACGCGAACATGATCGGAAACGTGTTCGTATATGGATTTATCGGTGTGATCGCGCTGATCGGCGTGCTCAATATCATCAATACCATCGGCACCAACGTGCTGGTGCGCACGCGGGAAATCGGCCTGCTGCGCGCGGGCGGCATGACGATGGGGCAGGTGACATCAATGCTTATAAACGAGTCTGTTTTGTATGGCGTCTTTGCGCTGGCCATCGGGCTGGCGGCCGGTATTCCGCTCAATCACTGGTTCTCGCAGCAAATGGTGCAGCGCCTTTACGGTTTGCCGTGGCATTTGCCGTGGCTGTTTATCATCATCGCGTGCGCGGTTACGGTGGCGGCGATTTTCCTTTCGCTTGTTTCACCGCTGCGGCAGATCAAAAAACTGGAAATTACACGCGCCGTTACGGTCGAGTGACATTTTCCACTCATCAATAGGAATAAAACGAAACCCGCCGAGGAAAGTCAAACGGTTCCTCGGCGGGTTTTGTTTTAGGCGTGAAAAGACTGTCTTTTAAGTGGAATATGGCTTTCGGTCGGTGCGATGCGCGGGGCACCCGGGTGTCGTACCTTCATTATGCTATGCCGCCTTACCGCAGTTTGCTTTCGTCGAACCCGTCGATGAACGCTTTGGCGGAGGCCGCCACGTTTTTCAGACAGGCGGGATCAAACGGCGTTTCCAGCCCCACCTGCTTGAGCAGGCCGGTGAACGTGCCTTTGCCGCCCAGTTTGCAGAGCGCCAGATATTTCTGCCACGCGGCCCCGCGGTCTTTCTGCATCAGCGCCCAGAATTCCAGCGCGCAGGTCTGCGCCAGGCAGTAGTCGATATAGTAAAACGGCCGCTCGTAAATGTGGGCCTGCCGCTGCCAGCGCCCGCCGATGCCGAAGAACCGGTCGCCGTCATATTCGATGCCCGGCAGGTATTTCTGCTCCAGATTCAGCCAGGCATTCCGGCGCTCGTCGGGGGTCAGGCCGGGGTTGTCGTAGACGATGTGCTGGAATTCGTCCACCGCGCACCCATAGGGCAGGAACAGCAGCGCGCTGCCCAGGTGCATGTAGCGGTAGCGGTCGGCGTCCTTGCCGAAAAACAGCTCCATCCACGGCCAGGTGAAAAATTCCATCGACATGGAGTGTATTTCGCAGGCGTCGTAAGTGGGCGAGCGATATTCGGGTGGGAAGATATCGCGTGAGAGGTAGGCTTGAAATGCGTGCCCGGCCTCGTGTGTCAGAGTAGAGATATCCTCCGAAGTGCCGTTAAAGTTGGCAAAAATGAACGGCGAGCGGTAATCCGGCAGTTCGGTGCAGTAGCCGCCCGCCGCCTTGCCTTTGCGCCCGAGCGCGTCGAACAGCTCGTTTTGCAGCAGAAAATCGAAAAATTCGCCGGTTTCGGCCGAGAGCTCGCTGTACATCTTCCGTCCGTTTTCAAAAATTTCTTCCGGCGTGCCCTGCGGTGTGGGGTTGCCGCCCTTGAACTGCAGCGCTTCGTCGTAAAAATACAGCGTGTCGAGTCCGAGACGATCCTGCTGTTTGCGGTGCAGCTCCGTGGCGATGGGGACGATCTCGGTCTGTACCAGCTTGCGGAAGGCTTCCACCTGCTCACGGGTGTAGCTGTTGCGTGTCATGCGCAGGTAGCCCAGCGGCGTATGGTTGGGGAAACCAAGCGCTTTGGCCTGCTTGTCGCGTACCTTTACCAATTTGTCATAGATTTCATCCAGCTCGGTGATGTGCGCGAGGAAAAAGGCCGAGCGCTTTTCCGCGGCGGCTTTGCGCACCGCGCGGTCGGGCGAAACGAGGTACGCGCCCAACTGAGAAAGGTTGAGCGTTTTGCCATCGAACGCGATCTGCGCCGACGCGATGAGTTTCTGGTACTGCGAGCTCAGGCGGTTTTCCTCCGCCATGTCCCCGATAATCTTTTCATCAAAGCTGCGCAGT
Proteins encoded in this region:
- a CDS encoding response regulator transcription factor — encoded protein: MQRLLVVEDDPALVTGLRYSMEKDGFQVRTAGSVREGWQAFSQDRPDLVVLDVGLPDGTGFDLCRQIRVENGTPILFLTACDEETQVVMGLDMGGDDYITKPFRLRELLSRVRALLRRSADKPVKTLVSGAVTLDTEEAHVCRNGEEISLTPAEYRLLRLLMQNEGRTLTREQLLDTLWDSGGDFVDENTLSVYIRRLRAKIEDNPSSPVHIHTVRGVGYRWKAEEGGEACR
- a CDS encoding M3 family oligoendopeptidase — protein: MKFQDMPYKRVDYDTYRADFEQALNTFSKAGSAEAQLDAAKALFKLRDTLITMASLCYIRHTVNTEDAFYTAENDYYDETNPRFEELNNRFYKALNSSSFRAELEKALGPLLFTNIAIALRSFDEKIIGDMAEENRLSSQYQKLIASAQIAFDGKTLNLSQLGAYLVSPDRAVRKAAAEKRSAFFLAHITELDEIYDKLVKVRDKQAKALGFPNHTPLGYLRMTRNSYTREQVEAFRKLVQTEIVPIATELHRKQQDRLGLDTLYFYDEALQFKGGNPTPQGTPEEIFENGRKMYSELSAETGEFFDFLLQNELFDALGRKGKAAGGYCTELPDYRSPFIFANFNGTSEDISTLTHEAGHAFQAYLSRDIFPPEYRSPTYDACEIHSMSMEFFTWPWMELFFGKDADRYRYMHLGSALLFLPYGCAVDEFQHIVYDNPGLTPDERRNAWLNLEQKYLPGIEYDGDRFFGIGGRWQRQAHIYERPFYYIDYCLAQTCALEFWALMQKDRGAAWQKYLALCKLGGKGTFTGLLKQVGLETPFDPACLKNVAASAKAFIDGFDESKLR
- a CDS encoding sensor histidine kinase, translated to MSMKAVLREDVWRGIIRLFLLLAVGMAVAFMIGGAVSARQMEAGLVARESAVAGRLIASRAADADTVADAFTAKRISAQEQALGTQVFVARGYRAETAGLLAPFFSMTYRQFIGAYGILFLLALFLFAGYVLIKLAHVYACIDRLAGQAAEIGRGNFALRPERILEGALGRMQDALREVALGVQNRLEKLEKNRKFLKDLTSDISHQLKTPLAALKMYQEILTQEPMGADARSFVTGSGEQIERMEWLVLGLLKMARVEAGQLTLHLCPEDPDVLCRQVAADFTRMASEKGVDVVCVSDCKATLLCDAAWLREAVGNVVKNCIECTPPGGRITLETEETPVACILTVRDTGPGIHPADLPFLFRRFYRGHGRSEKGSGIGLPLARSITEQMGGTLSAGGIYGQGAVFTFTFLHQSI
- the yunB gene encoding sporulation protein YunB, giving the protein MPRFKRKYKMSRRQRFIVRMVCALLVVLLAYTLFNWKIMPAFSTYATYAARSIAVRRINDAVGQVLKADPVSYDTLMIYQKNNDGQIVAVQANTPQINALKYEIIRQASDALNALPESTINIPLGNVMGGPLFSGRGPNIPLRFSPTEDVDCDITSKFSAAGINQTKQDIYLTVRADMTAMLSDSEATIHVQNVFMVGESVIVGTVPGQYFNVTGSGSSINGADAFAFGSYNSSTSSSGSSAARAGK
- a CDS encoding TetR/AcrR family transcriptional regulator — encoded protein: MEHSPDIKEKIIQTSTALLLESGGKPEHITIRAIAARAGIGVGLVHYHFGSKEKLIETCVQRIIQDVILRFRPPDIPGAGRLSRLQAVAKQVADFLVENPQISRISILGDMGDPAVPDNTMKTVEGFQGVLGVRTEEAKRALYVFTLALQGLFLRKDVPPDAAGLDLNVKSDRDKLIEWLLEKLLKGIVYEDPAAERDAP
- a CDS encoding FtsX-like permease family protein, which encodes MLNESGIARRYLSTQKKRTVLLTMGVALAMALISTVFSMLNLMQAFEVRMTIEDSGVWEVMAGACTPAQAAALQKRVDVSASGKVAVVTQDAQIGGTDLQSLTGADAGGFTQRHWLLKSGKLPRGTGEIALEGWALQKLSPGAKIGDTLILTIAGKKQSYTVSGILRDNAVHRDSKLYKAWISLGEAQQLNGSDDADVLMQVAGNADIGKFVKSVESEQHLSKDQMQTHGTLLAATGRSDSREVIAIYAVGAVLGLVVLFAAIVMIYNAFNMSVTQRMRQFGLLRAIGATPKQVRRMVRAEAAQVSLLGVLPGVALGAVVSMLLNLLLRSTFPAYFGGPDAPVVFISWPSLAIGAIVGILGTLLSALRPARRAGKVSPVEAIAAMPGANFKKRKTMGVATHLLPVEAAIALRQVLMRKRAFLLTAVSLAFGILLLLAFSPVTDFFAQGTRHTYDLGDVYALTTTPGQGFSDETVRDMSKIDGVQSISPKRIGSVDATFAYSLLGENYQDGVKNGGAKASKGADGMVKTDAKSKILGLSDTDIRALQSDLILGKIDPAQLDKENGVLLMINEGLPGQPNLGDLQPGDIIRVNGKSLKICGIVQTNEVIYEVNNDETAHQAPLFGMYTTNKVMRQFMDIQPNLVTMMLRPGTNGDAVAARVKQLTANVPGATSANQQAQKQEAQNANMIGNVFVYGFIGVIALIGVLNIINTIGTNVLVRTREIGLLRAGGMTMGQVTSMLINESVLYGVFALAIGLAAGIPLNHWFSQQMVQRLYGLPWHLPWLFIIIACAVTVAAIFLSLVSPLRQIKKLEITRAVTVE
- a CDS encoding flavodoxin family protein, with translation MKILLLNATPHKGNTWRVMCALRDEIAQADPAVEFEEIHLAGLGLPFCTGCSLCFRQGHRFCPHADILLPLLAKMEAGDGLIFGTTTFNMAPNALAKNLMDHWCFLLHRPHFFRNKAMVVSTTGGVGAGKTVDYTAGTLRAIGYNRCYKLPLASASWNDYRPSPAAQRKIRHMALCFYKDCVSGCLAPASVLQMIPYNLFRGMSLAYAKGSPYETEDGNHWSDPVRAHMAYDPSVPMPFYKKPLGHLFYLIGRAAGNAVTVTYKK
- a CDS encoding ABC transporter ATP-binding protein; this translates as MRILETQGLYKTYGKGETQVQALRSTNVAVQKGEFIAIIGPSGSGKSTMLHMLGGLDYPSGGKVLIDGTDLFSLKEKELSIFRRRKIGFVFQAFNLVPVLSVVENIELPLLLDRAVPDRAYIDEIIHALGLSDRKNHLPTQLSGGQQQRVAIGRALASKPAIILADEPTGNLDTQNSKEVLALLHMSVQKYHQTLIVITHNPEIAAHADRVLRIEDGVVTELEAGGGHAE